AACCTGGTCTGGTTTGACGTTCAGAGCACTTTGTATAGTCCCTTTGTGTCCATAGTGCCCTGTATCTTGTTGCCTAAAGTTTGAGGTTACGCAGGTTGTCTGGATTTTGGGAAAGCCGCTTTATTTCTGCCCTCTCTCCACAGTGTTTATCACTGATAAGATCTCCAGCTTCTGTCTTCAAGTGGCTTTACAGGTTTTACACCGCAAACTTCCCCAGTTTTGCGCTCATCTCTGCAATGCTGTGATTGGCTACCTGAGTACTCGCGGTTCCTCAGTAGATGGCAGGTATGGTCAGGGCCTCAGGATCGACCCAAGTTGGCGGGGCTGTGTGAAATGAATGAGGTGATGTAGTGCAACTGTATTTTGCATGAAATGGAGTTAAGACTGCCTGATGCCCTTCTTGTCCCTAGTCCCCTACTGCTATTTCTCCGAGATCAGACGAGTTCCAGACTCCTGGAGCAGGTCCTGCTGGTGTTGGAGCCCCCAAGACTCCAGAGCCTCTTTGAGGAGCACTTGCAGGGGCAGCTGCAGACCCTGGCTGCACATCCCATTGCCAACTTCCCTTTGCAGCGCTTACTGGATGCAGTCACTACCCCTGAGCTGGTGAGTTGGAAACCTGAGCTGGATCTGTTTCTGCTAATTCTTGATCACTGGACCTTATTTTATGGTCTGTCTGCCTCTATATACCTTTGACATTGTGCTGGCCATTGCCCTTGAAAAGCTATTCTTTGAGGTTTTCCAGAGCTTAGGATAAAGGTGCCCACCTTCTAGTGAGGATTTGTTTTGACTTCTCTCAGGTATGAGGACCAGCAAGAAACTGGCTTTATTCAGGTTTACAGCTTGAGGTTCCATGGCCCACCCAGACTCTGGTACTTGGCTATAAGCCCACATGAGTGCTAGAGCTGTTGCCAtagcttctcttttcctttgctgCTTAGGACTAAGGTGGGCTTCCCTGTGGTCTCATGCATTGGGTGTTAGAGTGGAAGTGCAGTTTAATTTTAGTCTCCCCTTGCTCCTAGTGCTCCCTTACACATAGGGAAGAGCCACTTAAAGTTCCTTCCTGTGAGGTGGCACCTCTAAGACTGCCCCCTTATCCTGGGCCTTATCTAGCCAAACAAAAGTCCTGATACTGGCaatgctttttatgttttatctaGCATTTTTAGTTGTTTTCGTTGGGAAGATTTCTCTGAATAATGTGGTCCGCCATTACCAGAATGCCAGAGTTACATTCCATGTTTCCCATCAGCTGTCCCCTGTGTTTGAGGAGCTGAGCCCTGTCTTGGAAGCTGTATTGGCCCAGGGCCACCCAGGGGTAGTCATTGCCCTGGTGGGGGCCTGTCGCAGAGTTGGGGCCTACCAAGCCAAGGTCCTACAGCTCTTGTTGGAGGTGAGTGGATATTACCCACAATCTGTTTATGCCCTCAGTTCAACTTCTACCTTTTAGGACTTATCTAATCTTAAGTTTTTGTACCTCTGGACTCAGGAAGTCTAATGCCCAAGGAGTTCACAGGAATGGGGGAAAATGAGgcctataggtgcccgccaccatacccagctaatttttttttttttttttgagacggagttttgctcttgttgcccaggctggagtgcagtggcgcaatctcagctcaccgtgcccggctgaggcCAAATGTTATTTCACAGTCCTGGAACAAAAATTGTCTCCCAGaactaagagagaagtttatttaAGGGATAAACATTTATTAACCCCTGTATGTGATAGAGGCTGGGGATACAGCAAGGCATGACATCTGCTTTCATGGAGCTAACATTCTTGTGGAGTTgggccttctttcctttcctgaaGGTGTTCCCTTAAAGTTGAGGTAAGGGACGGAGAAGTTCTCAGGTTCATCATATTCTGTCTTCTCCTTTAGGCATTCCACTGTGCAGAGCCCTCATCCCGGCAAGTGGCCTGTGTGCCTCTCTTTGCCACTTTGATGGCTTATGAGGTGTACTATGGACTGACGGAGGAGGAGGGGGCAGTGCCTGCAGAGCACCAGGTGAGGTAGGGGAGAGGCCAAGCCAGTGACTAATTGGGAGTCAGGCCTCCCAGGGTTTAGCAAGCGTCTGACTTCTGAGGTGAGAGTGGTGACTTCAtccaggtggaggtggcagtgttCTGGGGATGGGCTCATCCACCTGGCTTGTTGGTGCCTCCTAATTTCTTATCTCTGCGCTGCCAGGTGGCAATGGCCGCAGCCAGAGCCTTGGGGGATGTGACAGTCCTTGGGTCTCTACTGCTCCAGCATCTGCTGCACTTCTCCACTCCTGGTCTTGTACTTCGAAGTCTGGGTGCCTTGACGGGACCACAGCTTCTGTCCCTTGCCCAAAGTCCCGCTGGCTCTCATGTGCTCGATGCCATCCTGACCAGCCCCTCTGTGACGCGCAAGCTGCGCCGCCGTGTGCTGCAGAACCTAAAGGTTAGATTTCTGGCTTTTGCCTTGATTCCCCACCATCATCCATTTAGAGAATATGAGCTTTCCCTGGACTGTACCTTCAGACTCAAAAAGGCTATGTAATTCCTAGACTATTTTAATTCAGCCCTTAAACTCTTCAGAAAATTCACTCTCCACAAGCCTCCAAAATACTTTTGTGGATTTTGCTAGGGAGACCTACTTTGCTTGTCTCCATACAGGGACAATATGTGGCTCTGGCCTGTAGTCGCCATGGCAGCCGTGTGCTAGATGCCATCTGGAGTGGAGCAGCCTTGAGGGCCCGGAAGGAAATTGCTGCTGAGCTTGGTGAGTACCAGCCCCTCTCTTTGATGTTTCCAGACTCTCCCCTCTCTTACTCCAGATCACTGGGTAGCTGGGAAGTCTACTGAAATTCAACAGTCTTTAGTTCCAAAGGGTGGTCTTGCTCATGGGTTCTTAGCAGTCtgctttccccttccctcccgcTGACTGATTGTGTAGTCCTCTGCCCTCACCCTGCCCTCTGACTTCTGTTCTTTGGAAAGTGAAGTGTTCACTTTATCCCAGTGGCAGTCCCAGGGTCTGGGGGAAATGGAGGGATCTTTACGTCAAGTAGAGTCTGTCTTTGAGCATGGTAGTACTAAACATGAGTGGTTCCCTTTGCAGGGGAGCAGAACCAGGAGCTGATAAGAGACCCTTTCGGCCACCATGTGGCTCGAAATGTGGCCTTGACTACCTTCCTAAAGCGGCGAGAGGCTTGGGAACAGCAGCAGGGTGCGGTGGCCAAGCGGAGGCGGGCATTGAACTCCATACTTGAAGACTGAGGCTTTGGATCTGGGACTGGGTGTTGATGGGGGAGGGCAAAATGGGGTATCCACCCCATCCCTTTCCTGGTTTAAATTGGAGTCAGAAGTCTTAGTggtaaatatttgatatttttattggaaatgttTTTGTTAGTTTGAGGGGAAGGGTATGAAGACAGATCTCAAGGTAAAGTCAGAGAGGGCTGTCATCAGTATGCTGGGGAGTTTAGGGACAGGAGGCATTGGTAGGGGATTAGATGTAGCAGCAGTCAGGCTGGGATCAAGATGCCTGGGGGACATCTTGATCTTGGCCTTTCAGGGCAAGTGGGAGGCCAGAAAGGTGGCTAGGAAAGAACAGCATTCTTCAGGTAAGGGTATAGACTTGGGATGTGAGGCGTTATGCTGAAAGGTTCTGTCACGAGGGGATCAGAGGACAGTGGGGAAATTGGGTGGGTTATCTAGCCTGTACTGTCTGCAGGTCCTGAAATTTGATGCTGTCATAGTCTTTGCAGTGGGTCGGTTGGAATGATTCTGGGGGCAGAAGCTCAGAGCCCCTTAGTAGGAATGGAGGCGGCCCTTCTGCTGCCACTGCTCAGCCCCCTCCACTGCATGACGAAGGGTGGAGGAAATTCCCAGCAACATATGGCCCAGGCCTTGCAGCAGTGTGGAGGTCCAACGAAGGAGCTCCCTGAATGGCAGAGACAAGAGGAAATCAGATGATTTGGAAAACTTGGGAGGAAGCCATCAAGCTGGGAGATGAGGACTTTCCACAAGCAAGAGCTAACTAGGGGTAGGTGGGTGCAAGAGGACGAATTATGGGGACTATCCAACTGTAGGGGATGGGGCAGTATGACATGTTGATTTCTGACCTGAGTACTTTCTTTGGGCCAAGTCCTTGAAAGTCACAACTCATAGAGTAGAGCCCGTAGAATGTGGCTTTGACATTCAGGCTGCCAAAGAGGTCTCGAGGGTTTTGCTTGTACACGTCAAAGGTGAATCGGGCGATGTCCTTGCTGTGCTTGGGCCTCTCCCGTCCCAGGCCATATGACAGCACTCCACTCTGTAGGACACCCTTGTCAGTGCAGTAGATCCTCATACCAGACACCCACCACTAATCTCCATCAGCACTGGGTCAGACCCTCCCTCGCTTGGACTTTCTGTCCACTGTGTGACATCCTTGACAATTCCACAACTCCTCCTGCACCTGGTCCCCAGGATCAGGGTTAAGCTAGAGAGGAAGCCCGGGAAAGCTCTAAAGGACAGGCATTGGAAGCAGCCCCAGTATAGGCCTCTTACCCTTGTAGGGCTCCAGCTCTGACCAGACTGCAACACCATCAGGCACGTGTCATCCTCCAGCAGCTGGAAGAAGTCCTCACTGTCCACTGCAGTTCCATCCTCCTCTAGCACCAGGGTTAGCACTCCATTCAGCAGTAGGGTCTCCAATGCCTGCCCAATGGCAAGAAGCAAGAAGGGCAGGTCTTATCCCATGCCCCTTCCCTCTTTAGCTGCCCAACATCCATCAGTTGGCTCTAGACATTGGTCGATGTCCCACTTTGACTTTCCGGCACTTTGATACCTCCTAAAGGTTGCAGCTCTCCGTGTTCTTCAGTTTTTGGGGGATCCTAGCTAGAGGCTGACCTTTTTCCTCTTTGCTCCTACCATGTCATTGGCATCTCCCCTTGCTCCCCTCCAAGTCACTTCTGGTTTGGAATTGGAAAGCAAGCCAGGTTCTCACGAAGTCCACCCTTCTGTCTTATCTACAATGCTGCACCTCACTTCCCACACCCTCAAGAGTTCTCCAGAAGTGTTTTCAGTAATAGTGTTTAACCTTTTTGAGtccttactctgtgccaggtatgAGGACTTTACCTACATTATCCTCTTACTCCTTTCAACAACCCTAGGAGGTGATGTATTATTATTGCCtttttatagttgaagaaactgaggttttggTAGGTTGAACAACTTCCCAAGGTTTGACAGGCAGGAAGTGGCAGAATCAGAATTTGAACTTGATTTGTCACACAAATCACCTTTCCATACTAGCTTCTGAATTCTGTCCCTCGAACTCTCCCTATCTCCTGCTAACCCCTGCTCCCATAGAAAAGCTCACTCGgtggaaaatgaacaaattgaCCAGAGCTCATTAGGCCCACTCCGCTGCTTTTAGCCCTCAGAGGGAGGggcagctgtgtgacttcagcCCTCTGCTCCATCATCACAAGTTGCCACTGTTGTGGAGCCCCTTGGCTACCCCTGCTATAGGAACCGAGGAACTTGGCCTACTTACTTTGGCTAGCAGCTCCTGGCGGGTGGCAGCTGTCAGGCCTTTCCGGATGGTCCGCTTGTGATCACAGACACGGAAAGGTCGCTGGGGTGGTGGAGCTGAGGTCCAGACCCTCCGTCCAAACTCCGAGCTTATATTAGATACTGACCTGGTAGTTGAGAAGAAAAGTCAAGAAGGGGCGAGGAGGGGCTTGGTGAGTGTAAAGGGCATGATGAGGGTAGAGTGGCTAGAGGGCTAGGGAGGGAGAGATCTAGGTTTATCGATTAGGGATGAGGGAGAGACCATGGAGTGCAGGTGGGGGCGGGTGGCTCAGGAGCTTGACAAGCCCACTGtggagtggggagcaggagaggaAGGGGTACTGGTTAGTCTCCTAGGGGCTGAGTGGAGTATTGTTGCCCTGCCTATATCCCCTAAAGGTGGAGGGTAGAGCGGAGGGTTAGCAGTCACCTGAGTAAGTCACTGGGGTTCAGAGCTGAGAGGTACTCCATGGTGGACCGGAGAGTTCCTtccctggaacttctgggctggGTGGTTCTCTCCTGTGCTGGGGCTTTAGTGGTGTTTTCTGTTACAAACCTGGGATCTCAGCCCAGGACAAGGTGGGAATGAGTCAAGCCTGGACTCTGGCCCCCCTGCCTGGCCAGTAAGAAGGGCAAAGTCCAAGGGGAGGGATGAGGGAGGGGCCAGATGGGGTCCTGGAGGAAGAATTGCCTGGCAAAAGCCATTGGAGCTTGTATGTGTGTCTTTGGTGATGACATGTGTTGTGAGGGTAGATGGGAACCATGTAAAAGGATGAAATGTGACTTCtggtgtttttttatttctatggagGGAATTTCTGGGGACGGTTTCTGGCTCTCAGGCTCTGAGAAGCTGCAGTTTATGAGTGGCTCTGTGTGTGCTGCCACCTACTGGAGAAGCCATAAGCTGCAGCTTTAGGAAAAGGGAACCCGGGGCAGAGTGTGGGGAAGTGGGATGGCAGCATGGCAGGGCTTTGGAAAATGAGAGGTGAGACTGTGTCCAGGAAGGGTGTAAGGAGAGGATGGATCCTGATACATGGATTCAGGATCATTAGGGTCCTGTCTGGGACACTGGCCTTCCTGCTTACctgctctttccttcctccttggTCGGAGGAGGGGCTGGCTCACTGCTCTGGCTTCATTTTCCAGAGCTGCCTGCTGCAGTCACACTTAGGTCATCTTCTCTCACTTTTCTCCTTTTGCCGATTAGTGGACGTGACAGAGATGTGAATGGGGCAGGGATGTCCTTTGATGGCATCAAGACTTTAGCTTCTGGTGCGCTGTGTCCCAGCTCTGATTTCAGTTGCAGCCGTGATGGACAGTTGCATGGAAGCTGAGACTCTCACTGACAGTGAAACCCTCAAATGAACACAATCCCTGCTTTCCTGCCAAGGATCCTTGTAGGGTCCCCCAGCTTCCCCACTTTTTTTCTGTGTCCTGACAAAGAAACACAGAGTAACTTGATTGCCCTGTGACCTGGCCAGTTGCATTTCCCCTGCAGGCTTGAGCCCAAGCCAGAGCCTTGAAAAGGTATTCAGGTTGTTGcccaaaacactgaaaaaaactggccctggccctgaacCAAATACCTTGAACCCTCGTAAACTCCATACCCTGACCCCCTTGTTTTGGATATACCCAGGTAGAACAACTCTCTCTCACTGTCTGTTGTGAGGATACGCTGTAGCCCACTCATTAAGTACATTCTCCTAATAAATGCTTTGGACTGATCACCCTGCCAGTCTTTTGTCTTGGGCAATCTATACTTTTCTCAGAGGTTCCCAAGGCCTACTGAAGGGACTTAACATACTCTTAATGGCTTTCCTCTCTCTTGTTTTACCTTATGCCCTCACTTCCTGAGTTAACCTCCCAAATACAGGATCACCTGTACCCAAGCCCTTAGCTCAAGAATACAGGATCACCTGTACCCAAGCCCTTAGCTCAAGCTCTGCTTTGGAAGAACCCAAACTAAGACAGTGCTCCTGGTGCCCTCCCCAAGCAACCTCAAGTTCTGGCTGTTACTTGAGCAGAggcctttcttttcccttcccccagctcTATCCATCTGCCAGGCCCCCCTCAAATCTCTTCATTTCCAAGTTTTGCTTGACTTTTCCAAGAGGAGAGGGCTGCTTCTTAGTATGTCCCTACTCATCCTTTCCTTTCTTGTCTTGTATCCTGGTGCAGCCTGGTAATGGGGCCTCTTCATGGTTGTGTGTCATGACTCCCTAACCATTATGCCTCCATGCATCCCCTGTTCCTCCTGGAACCTAGCACCATGCCTTACATGGAAAAGCTGTCATTGACAGCCCGGTGAGAGCCCTGAGGGTGGAGTGACTGGGGCAGGGCCTGAGGCAAGAGGTGGGAGGAGGTAGGAGGCCAGGGGCTCAGCCGGACCAGGAGACTGGAAACAGGCAAGGATAAGGCAGGTGGGGGACTGAGTTGTTTGGGTCACCTCTGCAGGCCAGAGAGACCAGGCAACATACACACTGCAGAAGGTGGGCTGGGAGGATTGGGGccagagctgggggagggatgaGAACAGAAGCAGGACCAGGATTCAGCAGAGTCCTCCTATTTCCTTCCACCACCAGGGAATCTTACTGCCCCACTTCAGCTTGTGCTGTTTCCTGGCAAGGCAGGCTCTCACATGCCTGGACGCCTGGGTGCGTTGGTGATGGGAAGGAGCAGGGTGAGGGAGGGGCCCCAGGAGAGGCCCAGGATGAGCCTCATCTTGTCCCTCCCCATTCTTGTCTTACCCTCTGCAAATGTGATAGGCACAGGACAGGAGTAGGCACCTCGCCTACTGCTGCTTAACCTTTCAGCTTCTCCAGGCCCCCAATCCTGCTTGCTCCCAGCTTGGTAAGTAGATCTGTGCACGTCCCTTTACACCCCACCATCCAGTTTTGCCCAGATGTGCTAGAATGGGGCTGGACAAAGAAGGAGGGGCCAGACTAGAGGAGTGGTGGTAGAGATAGTGACAGCCTGGGGTGATGACTTTATGCCTGTTTACCACTGAGCTCTGGGAAGGAGGCCAGGAGTGGGGCAGGTCAACTGACTGGGAGCAGGGGATCTGGGTTCCAAGAAGGAGTTGTGTTTGAGGTGGGGTCTGGGTCCTCGTGGAAGTCAGGACTCCCAGGCAGAAAAGAGGCAGGCTGCAGGGAAGTAAGGAGGAGGCATGGCACCTTCTCATCGGGCATCACAGGTGGGGTTTTGCCCCACCCCTGAACGCCCTCTGTGGCGCCTTCCACCCACCTGTAGGCCCAGAAGGATGTCGGTCTGCTACCGTCCCCCAGGGAACGAGACACTGCTGAGCTGGAAGACTTCGCGGGCCACAGGCACAGCCTTCCTGCTGCTGGCGGCGCTGCTGGGGCTGCCTGGCAACGGCTTCGTGGTGTGGAGCTTGGCGGGCTGGCGGCCTGCACGGGGGCGACCGCTGGCGGCCACGCTTGTGCTGCACCTGGCGCTGGCCGACGGCGCGGTGCTGCTGCTCACGCCGCTCTTTGTGGCCTTCCTGACCCGGCAGGCCTGGCCGCTGGGCCAGGCGGGCTGCAAGGCGGTGTACTACGTGTGCGCGCTCAGCATGTACGCCAGCGTGCTGCTCACCGGCCTGCTCAGCCTGCAGCGCTGCCTCGCAGTCACCCGCCCCTTCCTGGCGCCTCGGCTGCGCAGCCCGGCCCTGGCCCGCCGCCTGCTGCTGGCGGTCTGGCTGGCCGCCCTGTTGCTCGCCGTCCCGGCCGCCGTCTACCGCCACCTGTGGAGGGACCGCGTATGCCAGCTGTGCCACCCGTCGCCGGTCCACGCCGCCGCCCACCTGAGCCTGGAGACTCTGACCGCTTTCGTGCTTCCTTTCGGGCTGATGCTCGGCTGCTACAGCGTGACGCTGGCACGGCTGCGGGGCGCCCGCTGGGGCTCCGGGCGGCACGGGGCGCGGGTGGGCCGGCTGGTGAGCGCCATCGTGCTTGCCTTCGGCTTGCTCTGGGCCCCCTACCACGCAGTCAACCTTCTGCAGGCGGTCGCAGCGCTGGCTCCACCGGAAGGGGCCTTGGCGAAGCTGGGCGGAGCCGGCCAGGCGGCGCGAGCGGGAACTACGGCCTTGGCCTTCTTCAGTTCTAGCGTCAACCCGGTGCTCTACGTCTTCACCGCTGGAGATCTGCTGCCCCGGGCAGGTCCCCGTTTCCTCACGCGGCTCTTCGAAGGCTCTGGGGAGGCCCGAGGGGGCGGCCGCTCTAGGGAAGGGACCATGGAGCTCCGAACTACCCCTCAGCTGAAAGTGGTGGGGCAGGGCCGCGGCAATGGAGACCCGGGGGGTGGGATGGAGAAGGACGGTCCGGAATGGGACCTTTGACAGCAGACCCTACAACCTGCTGCCCTTCCCTGTCCCtttccaccccccacccaccctccaGAGGTCAGTGTTCTGGGACATTTGGGGACCCTTCTTTGACTAGAGTTTGGATCTGGCTGGGTAGGATTACTATACACTTGGGGCAGGCCCAGGCTCCTCCAAACTGAGGGATTATGAGGGTGGTGATGGTCCCTGTTAAGGACTATTGTGTGCTTGCAAGTTGGCATGTACCCATGTGCCAGCATTGCTTACTTGTTGCCAATAGCTGTTATTGTGAAATACACTGGGAAGCCATTAGATGATGACTTAAGTGTGCTTCCCCTGGTGGTTCTTCATGCCTGAGTTGTACTGAAGCCACCTAGTTCCCTGCTGGGTCAAGCCAGGCTGGGCAGTGCCAGCCTTCAGTGGCATCTTGACCTGCCCTCCTCAGCCCAGGTGCCCTGGTTCCACAGGCCAACCCATAGAACCACTctggaaataaaggagaaaatggaaggagAGGTATGGGAGCTTGGATGAGGGGTAGGAATGGGATCCATTCTCTGAGGCTTATAAAAGCCTCTGAGGAGGAAATGGCTCTGAAGGGGAAAATGAATCTGTGGGGTTTGAAAAGGAAGTTTTCCTGCCTGTCTTGTATTTGGTCCAGTGAGTATGAGACAGGCACACAAGGAGTGGACAGTGGTGTAGGGGCCCTGGGAGTCTGAGACTTACCTTGCCCCCTGACCATCTGATCCTCCCTGCAAAGGCCACCTGACGTGAAAAGGAGCCAGGAGCAAGCACTCAGTCAGGGAAGTTTGGAGGTTGGCCATTGGGGTATGAGGAATGGCAGGAATATTTAGAGGACAGGAATAATTTTTCAGAGAAGTGCcacatattctttttctctttgccaaGTCTGGGCTCCTTCTAAGATGCTGCTAGCTATTCCTAGCCCGTTCCCCAATACTTCTCTGCCCCCACCTTTTGGAATCCTTATCTAGGTCTAAAAACGGTTCTAGATCCTGACCCCTTTGATTGGGGGATGTAGAATGGGATTCTTTTCAGGGGACATCCACAAGTACACATCTGTGGTCACTAAGGTGACCAGCTCATCCCAGTTGGCCTGGAACTTTCCCAGTTTAAGCACTGAAAACTCCTTGTCCCAGCCCTGCCGGTTTCCCAACAAACTGAGATGGTTGGCCGCTCAAGTGGCTACCCTGACCATCACCCCAGGCTCTACTTTAGCGACTGCTCACACCTCCCTGCTTCCCAGACAGAAgtcaaaacagcaaaagaaacccaGTCCCCAGGGTCATGCTAGGGCTACCAAAACTGGGATGAACTAGCACCTGTGAACTAGAACAGCAGGGAGTATGCTTAGAGTGCCTGGTCCTGGGTGTGGGGAAGAAAGGCCATCAAGGTAGATGCGGGTGGGGAACAGCTTGAGAGAGGAGGCAAGGACAACCCAGTTTCTGTCTGAAGGGGCCTCTGGTTGACCCTGGAGTTTCTGTCCCCAAACACAGGCCTCACGGGATTCTTTCTGTCCTCATGCACTGGGCAGAGGTTCCTTAACTTCCTTTGTTGCACATTGCCATTCTCTCACATCCCGTGCGGTCAGGAAGCCCTTCCTGAACTCTGACTTCAGTTCTTGCTGCGGTTTCTGCCCATTTTTTTCATATCCTCTGACAGCTGCGAGGTCATCTCTGCTCTGGCTTTTCTCCAAGCAGAACAAGTGGGGGCTCTGGAAAGGTTAAGGGACCTCAGTGGCCACCATTATACTTTGCATCTTTCCTGAGAAGTGAGAGTTGAAAGGGAAGCAGGAAGGCCCATGGTCAGATTGAAGGAAGgactttttagtttcttttttttttttttttttttttgagatggagtctcgctctgtcattcaggctggagtgcagtggtgcgatctcagctcactgcagcctccacttcctgggttcacatgattctcctgcctcagcctcccaagtagctgagactacaggcacatgccactacacccagctatcttttgtatttttagtagagacggggtttcaccatgttggccaggctggtctcaaactgctaacatcaagtgatctgctcccctcagcctcccaaagtgctgggattaccggtatGAACCACCACAACCTGCCaggaatttttagtttttagcttTTGCAGGAGACTTCAAGGAAAGGAGACATTCCTCTGTCCAGGAAACGGGTAAGGGGACCATTTCTGCATTGCTGGTTTCCCCTCTTGGCAGGGTGGGCATGAGGCATCACTGTTCCTGCTCCCTCACTCCTGCTCCTCATGCTCAGCCTGCCAGCTCGGCCTCAACTTTGTGTGTCTAAAGTGGAACTGAATAGTAGGCTGTGAGAAGATAGGAAAGAGGTAGTGCCAATCTCCTTGCCCAGATCATAAATCCAGACTCAGCAGGGTAACCACATGGGCAAGCACAAGGTAGGTGCTTGGGGAAAGGGGAAGTAATTGGCATTCTGTGTGATACCAAGGAGACCATTTGGATTTTGGCTTCTACCAAAGAGAATGGAGAATTGGTTGACCTAAATGGAACCAGTCCCTTTAAGTAAGGGGAGGAAAGGGGGTGCTGGAAGATGGCCCTCTTCCCACCACCTAGATCATAGCTTGAACTGAAGCCAAGGACAGAGTGCTGCCCCCTTCGGCATTTACTGATGTGCCCTCTTTAAATCATGATGTTATCTAACCCAA
This genomic stretch from Homo sapiens chromosome 14, GRCh38.p14 Primary Assembly harbors:
- the NOP9 gene encoding nucleolar protein 9 isoform X1, with the translated sequence MGQGPRSPHKVGRRFPAGGKRGRGAKGSGRPLPGRKRQPWPPPDGRSEPAPDSHPHLSPEALGYFRRALSALKEAPETGEERDLMVHNIMKEVETQALALSTNRTGSEMLQELLGFSPLKPLCRVWAALRSNLRTVACHRCGVHVLQSALLQLPRLLGSAAEEEEEEEEDGKDGPTETLEELVLGLAAEVCDDFLVYCGDTHGSFVVRTLLQVLGGTILESERARPRGSQSSVCDLPTAHVLNLPSEAQKTPAQECKPADFEVPETFLNRLQDLSSSFLKDIAVFITDKISSFCLQVALQVLHRKLPQFCAHLCNAVIGYLSTRGSSVDGSPLLLFLRDQTSSRLLEQVLLVLEPPRLQSLFEEHLQGQLQTLAAHPIANFPLQRLLDAVTTPELLSPVFEELSPVLEAVLAQGHPGVVIALVGACRRVGAYQAKVLQLLLEAFHCAEPSSRQVACVPLFATLMAYEVYYGLTEEEGAVPAEHQVAMAAARALGDVTVLGSLLLQHLLHFSTPGLVLRSLGALTGPQLLSLAQSPAGSHVLDAILTSPSVTRKLRRRVLQNLKGQYVALACSRHGSRVLDAIWSGAALRARKEIAAELGEQNQELIRDPFGHHVARNVALTTFLKRREAWEQQQGAVAKRRRALNSILED
- the NOP9 gene encoding nucleolar protein 9 isoform 1 (isoform 1 is encoded by transcript variant 1), with the protein product MGQGPRSPHKVGRRFPAGGKRGRGAKGSGRPLPGRKRQPWPPPDGRSEPAPDSHPHLSPEALGYFRRALSALKEAPETGEERDLMVHNIMKEVETQALALSTNRTGSEMLQELLGFSPLKPLCRVWAALRSNLRTVACHRCGVHVLQSALLQLPRLLGSAAEEEEEEEEDGKDGPTETLEELVLGLAAEVCDDFLVYCGDTHGSFVVRTLLQVLGGTILESERARPRGSQSSEAQKTPAQECKPADFEVPETFLNRLQDLSSSFLKDIAVFITDKISSFCLQVALQVLHRKLPQFCAHLCNAVIGYLSTRGSSVDGSPLLLFLRDQTSSRLLEQVLLVLEPPRLQSLFEEHLQGQLQTLAAHPIANFPLQRLLDAVTTPELLSPVFEELSPVLEAVLAQGHPGVVIALVGACRRVGAYQAKVLQLLLEAFHCAEPSSRQVACVPLFATLMAYEVYYGLTEEEGAVPAEHQVAMAAARALGDVTVLGSLLLQHLLHFSTPGLVLRSLGALTGPQLLSLAQSPAGSHVLDAILTSPSVTRKLRRRVLQNLKGQYVALACSRHGSRVLDAIWSGAALRARKEIAAELGEQNQELIRDPFGHHVARNVALTTFLKRREAWEQQQGAVAKRRRALNSILED
- the NOP9 gene encoding nucleolar protein 9 isoform X2, coding for MVHNIMKEVETQALALSTNRTGSEMLQELLGFSPLKPLCRVWAALRSNLRTVACHRCGVHVLQSALLQLPRLLGSAAEEEEEEEEDGKDGPTETLEELVLGLAAEVCDDFLVYCGDTHGSFVVRTLLQVLGGTILESERARPRGSQSSVCDLPTAHVLNLPSEAQKTPAQECKPADFEVPETFLNRLQDLSSSFLKDIAVFITDKISSFCLQVALQVLHRKLPQFCAHLCNAVIGYLSTRGSSVDGSPLLLFLRDQTSSRLLEQVLLVLEPPRLQSLFEEHLQGQLQTLAAHPIANFPLQRLLDAVTTPELLSPVFEELSPVLEAVLAQGHPGVVIALVGACRRVGAYQAKVLQLLLEAFHCAEPSSRQVACVPLFATLMAYEVYYGLTEEEGAVPAEHQVAMAAARALGDVTVLGSLLLQHLLHFSTPGLVLRSLGALTGPQLLSLAQSPAGSHVLDAILTSPSVTRKLRRRVLQNLKGQYVALACSRHGSRVLDAIWSGAALRARKEIAAELGEQNQELIRDPFGHHVARNVALTTFLKRREAWEQQQGAVAKRRRALNSILED
- the CIDEB gene encoding lipid transferase CIDEB isoform 2 (isoform 2 is encoded by transcript variant 9), whose amino-acid sequence is MEYLSALNPSDLLRSVSNISSEFGRRVWTSAPPPQRPFRVCDHKRTIRKGLTAATRQELLAKSGVLSYGLGRERPKHSKDIARFTFDVYKQNPRDLFGSLNVKATFYGLYSMSCDFQGLGPKKVLRELLRWTSTLLQGLGHMLLGISSTLRHAVEGAEQWQQKGRLHSY
- the CIDEB gene encoding lipid transferase CIDEB isoform 1 (isoform 1 is encoded by transcript variant 8) gives rise to the protein MEYLSALNPSDLLRSVSNISSEFGRRVWTSAPPPQRPFRVCDHKRTIRKGLTAATRQELLAKALETLLLNGVLTLVLEEDGTAVDSEDFFQLLEDDTCLMVLQSGQSWSPTRSGVLSYGLGRERPKHSKDIARFTFDVYKQNPRDLFGSLNVKATFYGLYSMSCDFQGLGPKKVLRELLRWTSTLLQGLGHMLLGISSTLRHAVEGAEQWQQKGRLHSY
- the LTB4R2 gene encoding leukotriene B4 receptor 2, which gives rise to MSVCYRPPGNETLLSWKTSRATGTAFLLLAALLGLPGNGFVVWSLAGWRPARGRPLAATLVLHLALADGAVLLLTPLFVAFLTRQAWPLGQAGCKAVYYVCALSMYASVLLTGLLSLQRCLAVTRPFLAPRLRSPALARRLLLAVWLAALLLAVPAAVYRHLWRDRVCQLCHPSPVHAAAHLSLETLTAFVLPFGLMLGCYSVTLARLRGARWGSGRHGARVGRLVSAIVLAFGLLWAPYHAVNLLQAVAALAPPEGALAKLGGAGQAARAGTTALAFFSSSVNPVLYVFTAGDLLPRAGPRFLTRLFEGSGEARGGGRSREGTMELRTTPQLKVVGQGRGNGDPGGGMEKDGPEWDL